In one Populus nigra chromosome 12, ddPopNigr1.1, whole genome shotgun sequence genomic region, the following are encoded:
- the LOC133669464 gene encoding uncharacterized protein LOC133669464, whose product MMKMVEIAMPTNLHIKPTLTFNPSASISTWNLRKKPRETTKRKLGAVFASISSSSSSSSSSSHDTIGEELWPRSELCGSNKEKRASKKRVFFLDVNPLCYAGSTPSLHSFAHWISLFFSQVSLTDPVIAVLDGDGGSEHRRQLLPSYKAHRRKFSRKSSAPKKYPAERSHVVMDVLTKCNVPVVKIEGHEADDVVATLAGQVLQNGHKVVIASPDKDFKQLISEDVQIVLPIAELNRWSFYTLKHYISQYNCDPCSDLSLRCIMGDEVDGVPGIQNVAPGFGRKTALKLLKKHGSLQNLLDAAAVRTVGKQYAQDALTKHSDYLRRNYEILALRRDVDVQLKEEWLVERDRCNDSIILSNFFKLLEQSKRPTYQSGSHCKID is encoded by the exons ATGATGAAGATGGTAGAAATCGCCATGCCCACCAACCTCCACATCAAGCCCACTCTCACTTTTAACCCTTCTGCTTCCATCTCAACATGGAATCTAAGAAAGAAACCAAGGGAAACAACAAAAAGGAAACTTGGTGCTGTTTTTgcttccatttcttcttcttcttcttcttcttcttcttcttctcatgaCACCATTGGTGAGGAATTGTGGCCAAGAAGTGAACTTTGTGGGAGTAACAAGGAAAAGAGAGCAAGCAAGAAAAGGGTATTCTTTTTGGACGTGAACCCACTTTGTTATGCAGGAAGTACACCTAGCTTGCATTCTTTTGCTCACTggatttctcttttcttctctcaagTTAGCCTCACTGACCCTGTTATTGCT GTTCTTGATGGAGATGGAGGAAGTGAGCATCGTAGACAGTTGTTACCTTCGTATAAAGCACATAGGAGGAAATTCTCAAGAAAATCATCAGCACCGAAAAAATATCCTGCTGAAAGGTCTCATGTTGTCATGGATGTTCTTACAAAATGCAATGTTCCA GTTGTAAAAATTGAAGGTCATGAAGCAGATGATGTTGTTGCGACACTTGCAGGACAAGTTCTACAAAACGGACATAAAGTGGTTATTGCCTCTCCTGATAAAGATTTCAAGCAACTTATTTCTGAAGATGTACAGATTGTTTTGCCTATTGCAGAGTTAAATAGATGGTCCTTTTACACCCTAAAGCACTACATCTCTCAGTATAATTGTGATCCGTGCTCTGATCTGAGCCTTA GATGCATTATGGGTGATGAGGTTGATGGTGTACCTGGTATACAAAATGTGGCTCCTGGATTCGGTCGAAAGACTGCTCTAAAGCTTTTGAAAAAGCATGGTTCATTACAAAATTTACTAGATGCAGCAGCAGTACGAACTGTGGGTAAACAATACGCCCAAGATGCCTTAACAAAGCATTCTGATTACCTGCGAAGGAATTATGAAATTCTTGCACTGAGGAG GGACGTTGATGTTCAGCTAAAAGAGGAATGGTTGGTTGAAAGAGACAGATGCAatgattcaattattttatccaaCTTCTTCAAGTTGTTGGAACAAAGCAAAAGACCTACCTACCAAAGTGGTTCACATTGTAAAATTGATTAA
- the LOC133669981 gene encoding dihydrolipoyllysine-residue acetyltransferase component 5 of pyruvate dehydrogenase complex, chloroplastic-like, protein MALFLQTTFLTSSSSLRQKPCLSSWASHISTSRTCTRTRVHAKIREIFMPALSSTMTEGKIVSWVKSEGDKLSKGESVVVVESDKADMDVETFYDGYLAAIMVEEGGVAAVGSAIALLAESPEEIEEAKSKAASSSPATSPAPAAAAAPVSESTTGSGAVEKAVVVTPPSPSVVASAVHPASEGGKRVVASPYAKKLAKDLKVDLGRVIGSGPNGRIVAKDVEAAAAVAAELGSPAEKVSAAPAVQAPPGIELGSVVPFTTMQGAVCRNMVESLSVPTFRVGYTITTDALDALYKKVKSKGVTMTALLAKATALALVKHPVINSSCRDGNSFTYNSSINIAVAVAIDGGLITPVLQDADKVDIYSLSRKWKELVDKARAKQLQPQEYNTGTFTLSNLGMFGVDRFDAILPPGTGAIMAVGASQPTVVGTKDGRIGMKNQMQVNVTADHRVIYGADLAAFLQTLAKIIEDPKDLTF, encoded by the exons ATGGCTCTCTTTCTCCAAACTACATTTCTtacttcctcctcttctcttcgcCAAAAACCCTGTCTTTCTTCCTGGGCTTCCCACATTTCCACTTCAAGAACCTGCACCCGCACCCGCGTTCATGCCAAGATCCGCGAAATCTTCATGCCTGCTTTGAGTTCTACTATGACTGAAGGCAAGATTGTTTCTTGGGTCAAGTCCGAAGGTGATAAGCTTTCTAAAGGTGaaagtgttgttgttgttgaatcCGACAAGGCTGACATGGACGTTGAGACTTTCTATGATGGTTACTTGGCTGCCATCATGGTCGAGGAAGGTGGTGTTGCTGCCGTTGGATCGGCCATTGCTTTGTTAGCTGAATCCCCGGAGGAAATTGAAGAGGCTAAGTCTAAAGCTGCTTCTTCTTCGCCGGCTACATCTCCAGCcccggcggcggcggcggctcCGGTTTCGGAATCCACCACTGGTTCTGGGGCTGTTGAGAAGGCAGTCGTGGTGACGCCACCGTCTCCGTCGGTGGTGGCATCGGCGGTGCATCCGGCGTCGGAGGGAGGGAAAAGGGTGGTGGCGTCGCCGTATGCCAAGAAGCTCGCGAAGGATTTGAAGGTGGATTTGGGGAGAGTGATAGGGAGTGGGCCTAATGGCAGAATTGTGGCCAAGGATGTTGAGGCTGCTGCTGCAGTGGCTGCTGAATTGGGTTCCCCAGCAGAGAAGGTTTCGGCGGCACCTGCTGTGCAGGCACCGCCCGGGATTGAGTTGGGATCGGTGGTGCCTTTTACGACGATGCAAGGGGCAGTATGTAGGAATATGGTGGAGAGTTTGTCAGTGCCTACATTTAGAGTTGGGTATACTATTACTACTGATGCACTTGATGCTCTTTACAAGAAG GTCAAGTCCAAGGGAGTGACAATGACAGCATTACTTGCAAAGGCAACTGCACTGGCATTGGTCAAGCATCCAGTAATAAACTCTAGTTGCCGAGATGGTAATAGCTTTACATATAATAGTAGCATCAACATTGCAGTTGCTGTGGCTATTGATGGTGGCTTGATTACACCTGTGCTTCAAGATGCTGATAAG GTTGACATTTACTCCCTGTCAAGAAAATGGAAGGAGTTAGTTGATAAGGCCCGAGCCAAGCAACTGCAACCTCAAGAATACAACACGG GCACTTTCACACTGTCTAACCTGGGAATGTTTGGTGTGGATCGATTTGATGCCATTCTGCCTCCTGGAACT GGAGCAATTATGGCTGTCGGAGCATCACAGCCAACTGTTGTAGGTACCAAGGATGGCCGGATTGGTATGAAGAACCAGATGCAG GTAAATGTTACAGCTGATCATCGTGTAATCTATGGTGCTGATCTGGCTGCCTTCTTGCAAACACTGGCAAAGATTATTGAGGACCCCAAAGACCTTACCTTCTAA